Proteins encoded together in one Gemmatimonadota bacterium window:
- the rimO gene encoding 30S ribosomal protein S12 methylthiotransferase RimO has translation MPTINLITLGCPKNTVDSERMHHLLKLNGYDLSDNAEDADIIVVNTCGFIEPAKEESIATVMDAAEYKKNGRCRGVIVTGCLAERYRTELETELVEADMIVGLAGEREIVAHCDHLLGTSRIHTIRDAEARHLLTPKHWAYLRISDGCDRTCAFCAIPSFRGKNKSENLDRLIAEAYRMVGNGVREIALIAQDTMRYGADLYGKPRLIDLLKELIQIEKLDWVRMLYAYPTGWRNELIDLLATEEKLCAYIDLPIQHASDPILKAMNRGTTKAGIRKLIHTLRERIPNLTIRSSIITGFPGERDEHFAELMDFVDEMQFNRLVGFTYSHEEGTQAGALQDDVPEDIKRERLNDLMALQAQISGELNAVHVGRTFKVLVDEASDDPAYHYIGRTRMDAPEIDGAVFFTGPANIGDFVEVEITDATEHDLIGHVVKTNALLEIAPTQN, from the coding sequence ATGCCAACAATCAACCTCATAACCCTCGGCTGCCCCAAAAATACCGTCGATTCCGAGCGCATGCACCACCTCCTCAAGCTCAACGGCTACGACCTCTCGGACAACGCGGAAGACGCCGACATCATCGTCGTCAACACCTGCGGATTCATCGAACCAGCCAAAGAAGAATCAATAGCAACAGTAATGGACGCCGCAGAATACAAAAAAAACGGACGTTGTCGCGGCGTCATCGTCACGGGCTGCCTGGCCGAGCGATATCGAACAGAATTGGAAACCGAACTCGTCGAAGCAGACATGATCGTGGGCCTCGCCGGCGAACGCGAAATCGTCGCACACTGCGATCACCTGTTGGGCACATCGCGCATACACACCATCCGAGATGCAGAAGCCCGCCATCTACTCACCCCAAAACACTGGGCGTACTTGCGAATCTCGGACGGATGCGACAGAACATGTGCATTTTGCGCCATCCCGAGCTTTCGCGGAAAAAACAAAAGCGAAAACCTGGACCGCCTCATCGCCGAAGCCTATCGCATGGTCGGCAACGGCGTGCGCGAAATCGCCCTCATCGCCCAGGACACCATGCGATATGGCGCAGACCTGTACGGCAAACCCCGGCTGATAGACCTGCTAAAAGAACTAATCCAAATCGAGAAACTCGACTGGGTGCGGATGTTATACGCCTATCCAACCGGTTGGCGCAATGAACTAATCGACCTCCTGGCAACCGAAGAAAAATTGTGTGCCTACATCGACCTGCCCATCCAGCACGCATCAGACCCTATACTAAAAGCCATGAACCGGGGCACCACAAAAGCGGGCATTCGAAAACTCATCCACACCTTGCGCGAACGCATACCCAATTTGACCATCCGCTCATCAATTATCACCGGATTTCCCGGCGAACGCGATGAACACTTTGCAGAACTCATGGACTTCGTCGATGAAATGCAATTCAACCGCCTCGTCGGATTCACCTATTCACACGAAGAAGGCACGCAAGCGGGCGCACTGCAAGACGACGTACCCGAAGACATCAAACGCGAACGGTTGAACGACCTCATGGCATTACAGGCGCAAATATCGGGCGAATTGAACGCCGTACATGTGGGACGCACCTTCAAAGTACTGGTAGATGAAGCCTCAGACGACCCGGCATATCACTACATCGGCCGCACGCGAATGGACGCCCCGGAAATCGACGGCGCCGTATTCTTCACGGGTCCTGCAAATATCGGTGACTTTGTCGAAGTCGAAATCACCGACGCAACCGAACACGACCTCATCGGACATGTCGTCAAAACCAACGCCCTATTGGAAATCGCGCCCACACAAAACTGA
- the asd gene encoding archaetidylserine decarboxylase (Phosphatidylserine decarboxylase is synthesized as a single chain precursor. Generation of the pyruvoyl active site from a Ser is coupled to cleavage of a Gly-Ser bond between the larger (beta) and smaller (alpha chains). It is an integral membrane protein.) — MTEQITYRNRKTGEMISEPLILPRVQYAVARSRVAIVIYNIVLNTYPFCWLLGKWMDLSGSRKKIQAFVQKYDINLNEIELPLNQYKNLNAFFSRKLKPDARPFIADLRIFCSPADGKVLAYPKLNAQTRLPIKGSHVDIAHLLSSKESAIPYRNGAALVIRLAPADYHRYHFPVAGIATSSTKISGRYYLVNPIALDVKPDLFAHNKREVTYLETEHFGRILIMEVAGWGVGRIVQTYQPGNVERGQEKGYFQFGGSTLVLLFEPGRIVFDNDLTRDTQAGIEVQVHAGSQLGVQAVS; from the coding sequence ATGACCGAACAAATAACCTATCGCAATCGCAAAACAGGTGAAATGATCTCCGAACCGCTCATATTGCCCCGCGTTCAATACGCTGTTGCGCGATCTCGGGTCGCAATAGTTATTTACAACATAGTCCTGAACACATACCCATTTTGCTGGCTACTCGGCAAATGGATGGACCTATCGGGATCGCGAAAAAAAATCCAGGCATTTGTACAAAAATACGACATCAACCTCAACGAAATCGAATTGCCCCTGAACCAGTACAAAAACCTAAACGCCTTTTTCTCGCGCAAACTCAAACCCGACGCACGCCCCTTTATCGCCGACCTCCGCATCTTCTGTTCACCCGCCGATGGCAAAGTACTCGCATATCCCAAACTAAATGCACAAACCCGTTTACCCATCAAAGGATCCCATGTCGATATTGCACACCTCCTATCATCAAAAGAATCTGCAATCCCCTATAGAAATGGTGCTGCACTCGTCATTCGATTGGCCCCGGCAGACTATCACCGCTACCACTTTCCCGTTGCTGGCATCGCAACCTCATCTACTAAAATCTCTGGACGCTATTATCTCGTCAATCCCATTGCCCTCGACGTAAAACCCGACTTATTTGCCCACAACAAGCGCGAAGTAACATACCTCGAAACCGAACACTTTGGCCGCATCCTGATCATGGAAGTAGCGGGCTGGGGCGTGGGGCGCATCGTCCAAACATACCAGCCGGGCAATGTAGAACGTGGGCAGGAAAAGGGCTATTTCCAATTTGGAGGATCTACTCTGGTACTCTTGTTTGAGCCCGGGCGCATTGTCTTTGACAATGACCTGACCCGCGATACACAAGCAGGCATCGAAGTCCAGGTACACGCGGGATCACAACTGGGCGTACAGGCCGTATCATGA
- a CDS encoding RNA pseudouridine synthase: MDILYLDNHLLVVHKTAGLLVQGNHTGDKNLLDMGKAYLKVKFNKPGNVFLGLVHRLDRPVSGVVVFARTSKSARRLSQQFRERTVEKRYIALVHGKIPENGHLVNHIARRQTKSRIVNAPHGQRAELTYERLAYRNGISSIRVDLATGRHHQIRVQFADIGHPVLGDFKYGSRKPFPNRAIALHAQSLTIIHPTKKERMTFETRPEKFWPKSFT; the protein is encoded by the coding sequence ATGGACATCCTCTACCTCGACAATCACCTGCTGGTCGTACACAAAACCGCTGGCCTGCTCGTACAGGGCAACCACACTGGCGACAAAAACTTGCTGGACATGGGCAAAGCCTATCTCAAAGTCAAATTCAACAAACCTGGCAACGTATTTCTCGGACTCGTACACCGATTGGACCGTCCCGTATCGGGCGTAGTCGTCTTTGCGCGTACATCGAAATCAGCTCGCCGCCTGTCGCAACAATTTCGAGAGCGAACCGTTGAAAAACGCTATATCGCTCTCGTCCACGGCAAAATTCCCGAAAACGGCCATCTCGTAAACCACATCGCGCGGCGGCAAACAAAAAGCCGCATCGTAAACGCCCCTCACGGACAACGCGCAGAACTCACGTACGAGCGACTGGCATATCGCAACGGGATATCCTCAATCCGCGTGGACCTCGCCACCGGACGCCATCACCAAATACGCGTACAATTCGCGGACATAGGCCACCCTGTATTGGGCGACTTTAAATACGGATCGCGCAAACCATTCCCCAACCGCGCCATCGCCCTCCACGCACAGAGCCTGACCATAATACACCCGACAAAAAAGGAACGCATGACCTTTGAAACCCGGCCAGAAAAATTTTGGCCCAAATCTTTCACATAG
- a CDS encoding pectic acid lyase, which produces MKRFFVLLLMVSAPLGADESLHRAAIDAMVMAARYFRTDVATNGGYLWRYKTDFSMREGEGTASFSTIWVQPPGTPAVGMAFLEAYEATGDTLFLNGAVEAARALVWGQLASGGWDYRIDFDAEQSKRWHFRRDVERGDVDTGNRRNRTTLDDNNTQSALQLLMRVDKVQDFEDEEVHTAVLFGLDALLKAQYPNGAWPQRFEVFPDPEKFPVKKARYPNTWSRTYPNTRYLDYYTFNDNAIADVIETMVEAYDVYGDVRYLDAAKRGGDFIILAQMPEPQPAWAQQYNLDMEPTWARRFEPPSVTGGESFGVLQVLLDLYLATGGERFLDPIPRALDWAKRSLLPDGRLARFYELQTNRPLFFTRDYVLTYDDSDLPTHYAFKVSGSRIERVEVLYKRIRAEGREKILSERGRVTSPGADRVREVIDALDDRGRWVEQGSLRNPENRRERIEAEILSCRTFIRNLSLLARYVRSERK; this is translated from the coding sequence ATGAAAAGATTTTTTGTTTTGCTCCTGATGGTCAGTGCGCCGCTCGGTGCGGATGAAAGTCTTCATCGGGCTGCGATTGATGCGATGGTTATGGCGGCGCGCTATTTTCGCACCGATGTTGCGACCAATGGCGGTTATTTGTGGCGGTATAAGACCGATTTTTCCATGCGCGAGGGCGAGGGTACGGCGTCGTTTTCGACGATCTGGGTGCAGCCGCCGGGTACACCTGCTGTGGGTATGGCGTTTTTGGAGGCGTATGAGGCTACGGGCGATACGCTGTTTTTGAATGGTGCTGTTGAGGCGGCGCGCGCGCTTGTTTGGGGGCAACTCGCTTCCGGGGGTTGGGATTATCGCATTGATTTTGATGCGGAGCAGAGCAAACGCTGGCATTTTCGACGAGATGTCGAGCGGGGCGATGTCGATACGGGGAACCGCCGCAATCGCACGACGCTTGACGATAATAATACGCAGAGTGCGTTGCAGTTGTTGATGCGGGTTGATAAGGTGCAAGATTTTGAGGATGAAGAGGTTCACACGGCGGTGTTATTTGGTCTCGATGCGCTTCTCAAGGCGCAGTATCCAAATGGGGCGTGGCCGCAGCGGTTTGAGGTTTTTCCCGATCCGGAAAAGTTTCCGGTGAAGAAGGCGCGTTATCCCAATACGTGGTCGCGGACCTATCCCAATACGCGCTATTTGGATTATTATACGTTTAATGATAATGCGATTGCCGATGTGATCGAGACGATGGTTGAGGCGTACGATGTTTACGGGGATGTCCGCTACCTCGATGCGGCCAAGCGCGGTGGTGATTTTATTATTCTGGCGCAGATGCCCGAGCCACAGCCCGCGTGGGCGCAGCAGTACAATTTGGATATGGAGCCGACCTGGGCGCGTCGTTTTGAGCCGCCTTCTGTTACGGGTGGGGAGAGTTTTGGGGTTTTGCAAGTGCTTTTGGATTTGTATTTGGCGACCGGTGGGGAACGCTTTTTGGATCCGATTCCCAGGGCGCTGGATTGGGCAAAGCGCTCGCTTTTGCCCGATGGTCGCCTGGCGCGGTTTTACGAGCTTCAGACCAATCGGCCGCTGTTTTTTACCCGCGATTATGTGCTTACGTATGACGATTCAGATTTGCCCACGCATTATGCGTTTAAGGTGAGTGGGAGTCGGATTGAGCGGGTTGAGGTTCTGTATAAGCGCATCAGGGCAGAGGGGCGGGAGAAGATTCTGTCTGAGCGCGGGCGCGTTACCAGCCCGGGTGCTGATCGCGTGAGGGAAGTTATTGATGCGCTCGATGACCGGGGGCGCTGGGTCGAGCAGGGGTCGTTGAGGAATCCAGAGAATAGACGCGAGCGCATTGAGGCGGAGATTCTTTCGTGCCGCACGTTTATTCGGAATCTGAGCTTGCTGGCGCGTTATGTGAGAAGTGAACGAAAATAA
- a CDS encoding aldo/keto reductase, producing the protein MPELETRRLGRTELKPKAIGLGCAFLGSPQRVSDDEGVATVREAIDRGINFIDTSAAYGAGESERRVGLALQGGYREKVYLQTKAGTHRDRRHDFSAKSIRWTVENSLRQLKTDYIDALLIHDPRDIEEVYSPGYASDELLKMRDEGLIGYTGIGCRSHDFHRYAIETGVCDIVITFLDYTLLSQTAAETTIPLALEHDVGVILASVQGMGVLAGPRPDVELTGRRYPGQAERAVAMWEWCNARGISIRRFALQFCLAAPLNGNGMLLVGPASPRELDEVLSDATADVDLDLWGEFERAFGVGLEV; encoded by the coding sequence ATGCCTGAACTCGAAACGCGACGTCTTGGTCGCACGGAACTTAAACCCAAAGCGATTGGTCTTGGCTGTGCGTTTCTCGGCAGTCCGCAGCGCGTTTCCGATGATGAGGGGGTTGCGACTGTGCGAGAGGCGATTGATCGGGGGATCAATTTTATCGATACGTCTGCTGCTTATGGCGCGGGCGAGAGCGAGCGGCGCGTGGGTCTCGCGCTTCAAGGGGGGTACCGGGAGAAGGTTTATTTGCAGACTAAGGCGGGTACTCATCGGGATCGGCGGCACGATTTTTCGGCGAAGTCGATTCGATGGACGGTTGAGAATAGTCTTAGGCAACTCAAGACGGATTATATCGATGCGTTGCTTATCCACGATCCGAGGGATATAGAAGAGGTTTATTCACCGGGGTATGCTTCGGATGAGCTTTTGAAGATGAGAGACGAGGGGCTGATCGGTTATACGGGTATTGGCTGTCGTTCACACGATTTTCACCGCTATGCGATTGAGACGGGGGTTTGCGATATTGTGATTACGTTTCTCGATTATACGTTGCTGAGTCAGACGGCTGCGGAGACGACGATTCCTCTCGCGCTTGAGCACGATGTGGGTGTTATTCTGGCGAGTGTGCAGGGTATGGGTGTGCTGGCAGGTCCCAGGCCCGATGTCGAGTTGACGGGTCGCCGGTATCCAGGGCAGGCAGAGCGCGCTGTTGCGATGTGGGAGTGGTGCAATGCGCGGGGGATTAGTATTCGTCGCTTTGCTCTGCAGTTTTGTCTGGCAGCACCCTTAAATGGCAATGGCATGCTTCTTGTGGGACCGGCTTCTCCCCGCGAACTCGACGAGGTGCTCTCCGATGCCACTGCTGATGTTGATCTCGATCTTTGGGGGGAGTTTGAGAGGGCGTTTGGTGTGGGGTTGGAAGTGTGA
- a CDS encoding ATP-binding protein: MIISFSVENWMSFRDPTTFSMVASRERQHGERVPKLGKYQTRVLPIAAIYGGNASGKTNFFKALNFVKTLVIKGTRPDSLIPIETFRLDAEGKSRPSCFSFELLIDEIIYDFSFAVTQEAVLEERMVKITSTSEKVLYDRRDGNLSFDTSLAEDMFLQFAFRGTRDNQLFLTNSVSQKVDNFRPVYDWFENTLELVAPDSRFGPFEFFDEEHPLYMAMNEMLTWLDTGIAHLDSEEIPFENIPLTERLKTELQEEVQEGKSAHLVRENPADRMVITRKDGELTAKRLVTFHTKSDGTEARFEIHQESDGSLRVIDLLPAFIDLSSQVSQRVYLIDEIDRSLHPLLIRHLLEMYLTCCSAETRTQLLLTTHNVMLMDQQLLRRDEMWAAERDKSGVSSLFSFSEYKDVRYDKDIRKSYLQGRMGGIPRISPG; this comes from the coding sequence ATGATAATCAGTTTCTCAGTAGAAAACTGGATGTCTTTCCGCGACCCAACCACCTTTTCGATGGTTGCCAGCCGAGAGCGTCAGCATGGAGAACGCGTCCCAAAGCTCGGCAAGTACCAAACGCGGGTTCTTCCGATTGCGGCGATTTATGGCGGCAATGCCTCGGGCAAGACCAATTTTTTTAAGGCTCTGAATTTTGTCAAGACGCTGGTTATTAAAGGTACCAGACCCGATAGCCTGATTCCAATTGAGACATTTCGATTGGATGCCGAGGGGAAAAGTCGGCCTTCGTGCTTTTCTTTTGAGTTGCTGATTGACGAGATCATCTACGATTTTAGCTTTGCAGTGACCCAAGAGGCGGTGCTGGAAGAAAGAATGGTTAAGATCACGAGTACAAGTGAAAAAGTGCTCTATGATCGACGAGATGGCAATCTCAGCTTTGATACATCGCTCGCCGAAGACATGTTCTTGCAATTCGCTTTCAGGGGGACCCGGGATAATCAGCTTTTTTTGACCAACTCCGTGTCCCAAAAGGTGGACAATTTCAGACCAGTCTATGACTGGTTTGAGAATACGCTTGAACTGGTGGCACCCGACTCGCGGTTTGGACCCTTTGAGTTTTTTGATGAAGAACATCCACTTTACATGGCCATGAACGAGATGTTGACATGGCTCGATACCGGAATTGCTCATCTTGATAGTGAAGAAATTCCATTTGAGAACATACCGCTTACCGAGCGATTAAAGACCGAACTCCAGGAAGAAGTGCAGGAAGGTAAGAGTGCTCATCTGGTGCGGGAAAATCCGGCTGACCGCATGGTGATTACCCGCAAGGATGGGGAGTTAACCGCAAAGAGACTGGTCACTTTCCATACGAAATCGGATGGTACAGAGGCCAGATTCGAAATTCATCAGGAATCGGATGGTTCACTACGGGTTATTGATCTCCTGCCCGCCTTTATTGATCTTTCGTCGCAAGTGTCTCAGAGGGTCTATCTTATTGATGAGATTGACCGCAGTCTGCATCCCTTGTTGATCCGTCACCTACTTGAGATGTACCTGACCTGTTGTTCTGCAGAGACTCGAACGCAATTGCTGCTGACGACCCATAATGTTATGCTGATGGATCAGCAGTTGTTGCGTCGGGACGAAATGTGGGCGGCGGAAAGGGATAAGTCAGGCGTGTCGAGTCTGTTTTCTTTTAGCGAGTACAAAGATGTTCGTTATGACAAGGATATTCGGAAAAGTTATTTGCAGGGGCGGATGGGAGGTATCCCTCGCATCTCGCCAGGATGA
- a CDS encoding GIY-YIG nuclease family protein, which produces MATSRTVYKYHFKLGNRIVHTGITRDLDRREAEHQRKPGWDRGHIFQVGFRTTQEAALQWEAEQRRLGKPTGP; this is translated from the coding sequence ATGGCTACCAGTAGAACCGTTTACAAATACCACTTTAAGTTGGGCAATCGCATTGTCCACACGGGCATCACCAGAGATCTTGATCGCCGCGAGGCCGAGCACCAGCGAAAACCCGGTTGGGACAGGGGCCACATTTTTCAGGTCGGTTTTCGCACCACTCAAGAGGCTGCGCTCCAATGGGAAGCGGAACAACGGAGACTGGGCAAGCCAACAGGGCCGTAA
- a CDS encoding HipA N-terminal domain-containing protein yields MISTLKKILFHQGRLKHLRTPQDETAEFLLRYRDLDVGHLSLHDGKWYFEYTDAFRKKKDAYPIVNFPRLDKRYESDVLWPFFVVRIPGLGQPSIQRVIREENLDPHNEVQLLKRFGKTTIANPFILIPKDSSAGPED; encoded by the coding sequence ATGATATCGACCCTGAAGAAGATTTTGTTCCACCAAGGCAGGCTGAAGCACCTTCGCACCCCTCAGGATGAGACAGCCGAATTTCTGTTACGATACCGCGACCTCGATGTGGGGCATCTCTCTCTTCATGATGGAAAGTGGTATTTCGAGTACACGGATGCTTTCCGGAAGAAGAAAGACGCTTATCCAATCGTCAATTTTCCGCGTTTAGACAAGCGCTACGAATCTGACGTGTTGTGGCCATTTTTCGTGGTTCGTATCCCTGGCCTGGGGCAGCCATCCATCCAGCGTGTGATCCGCGAGGAGAACCTCGACCCGCATAATGAGGTCCAATTGCTCAAGCGTTTTGGCAAAACTACGATCGCCAATCCATTTATCTTGATCCCCAAAGACAGCTCCGCCGGACCCGAAGATTGA
- a CDS encoding HigA family addiction module antitoxin: protein MPTMPPIHPGEILLEEFLEPLSISQYRLAKDISVPPRRINEIVHGKRAISADTALRLARYFGTTDRFWLNLQTRYNLELEKDRLGERLEAEVRVLERQVLTDAR, encoded by the coding sequence ATGCCTACAATGCCCCCAATTCATCCGGGAGAGATCCTGCTTGAGGAATTTCTCGAGCCTCTGAGTATTAGCCAGTATCGTCTGGCAAAAGACATCTCAGTTCCCCCTCGCCGGATTAACGAGATTGTTCACGGCAAGCGCGCTATTTCGGCAGACACTGCGCTTCGGTTGGCGCGCTACTTTGGAACCACAGATCGGTTCTGGCTCAATCTTCAGACACGCTACAATTTAGAGTTGGAGAAAGATCGCCTCGGTGAGCGACTGGAGGCTGAGGTGCGCGTTTTAGAGCGTCAGGTGTTGACGGACGCCCGGTAG
- a CDS encoding NAD(P)-dependent oxidoreductase: protein MKKILITGMSGLIGGAVREQLEGKYELRALNRRDVAGVDCRRADISDFDAICPAFEDVDTVVHLAAAIRSDFEGFVAHNIVGTYNVFEAALRAGVKRVIFASSGSVTAGWENDSPYGAIVSGRYDEVPESWDKFSHETPTRPRGIYGCTKVWGEALARHYADSTDLSVICLRIGAVNAEDRPNGTRGYSVWCSQSTIAGMVESCIEVSGDLKFDIFYVVSNNKYSYRDMTHAHDVLGFEPEGDAEDYR, encoded by the coding sequence ATGAAAAAAATTCTCATTACAGGCATGAGTGGGCTTATTGGCGGGGCTGTTCGCGAGCAGCTTGAGGGCAAGTATGAGCTTCGCGCGCTCAATCGCCGCGATGTGGCTGGCGTGGATTGTCGGCGGGCTGATATTTCGGATTTTGACGCGATTTGTCCGGCGTTTGAAGATGTTGATACGGTTGTGCATCTGGCTGCTGCGATTAGAAGCGATTTTGAGGGGTTTGTCGCGCACAATATTGTGGGTACTTATAATGTTTTTGAAGCGGCGCTTCGCGCCGGGGTCAAGCGCGTTATTTTTGCCAGTAGCGGTTCGGTGACAGCGGGTTGGGAGAACGATTCGCCGTATGGTGCGATTGTGTCGGGGCGATACGATGAGGTGCCCGAGTCCTGGGATAAGTTTTCCCACGAGACGCCTACGCGCCCGCGCGGGATTTACGGTTGTACAAAGGTCTGGGGCGAGGCTTTGGCGCGGCATTATGCCGATAGTACAGATCTGTCTGTTATTTGTCTTCGCATTGGTGCGGTGAATGCCGAGGATCGGCCCAATGGTACGCGCGGTTATTCTGTGTGGTGCAGTCAAAGTACGATTGCCGGTATGGTTGAGTCGTGTATTGAGGTGTCCGGTGATCTCAAGTTTGACATTTTTTATGTGGTTTCGAATAATAAATACAGCTATCGGGATATGACGCATGCGCACGATGTGCTCGGTTTTGAACCCGAGGGGGATGCGGAGGATTATCGGTGA
- a CDS encoding HAD family hydrolase, with protein sequence MYRTIFFDGYGTLFDTAFDALYETCQIIVDDLQIDMSKEAFLDHWDRYFFPLLKERDFITFWDAHIIGLEKTFADLNVRANPESYTAGLFDAFGRAPIFCDVKPTLDALPDVKIGVISNADHGHLMSALRANELSFPVVISSESARCYKPNPDIFFSAFEALGADPDQTLYVGDSQEDDIVGARRAGISIAWLNRDGAVRRDNIPEPDYEISSLSELCNILGEE encoded by the coding sequence ATGTACAGGACGATTTTTTTTGATGGGTATGGGACGCTTTTTGACACAGCTTTTGATGCGTTGTACGAGACGTGTCAGATTATTGTGGATGATTTGCAGATCGATATGAGCAAGGAGGCGTTTCTCGATCACTGGGATCGCTATTTCTTTCCCCTGTTGAAAGAGAGGGATTTTATCACGTTTTGGGATGCGCATATTATCGGTCTGGAGAAGACGTTTGCCGATTTGAATGTGCGGGCGAATCCCGAGTCTTATACGGCAGGTCTTTTTGATGCTTTTGGTCGCGCGCCCATTTTTTGCGATGTGAAACCCACTCTGGATGCTTTGCCCGATGTGAAAATCGGTGTGATTTCCAATGCGGATCACGGGCATCTCATGTCTGCTTTGCGTGCTAATGAGCTGAGTTTTCCGGTTGTGATTAGTTCGGAGTCCGCGCGGTGTTATAAACCGAATCCCGATATTTTCTTTTCTGCGTTTGAGGCTCTCGGTGCCGATCCCGACCAGACTCTGTATGTCGGCGATTCACAGGAGGACGATATTGTGGGTGCAAGGCGGGCGGGTATTTCCATTGCATGGCTCAACCGGGATGGGGCTGTGCGGCGGGACAATATTCCAGAGCCTGATTATGAGATTAGCAGTTTATCGGAGTTGTGCAATATTCTTGGAGAGGAATGA
- a CDS encoding phytanoyl-CoA dioxygenase family protein encodes MMRPTEMEEYLFDLRGYIVLKNAVDAEHLVELNEIIDTYDDLEPDGWRGWVHRSGGARHLHNIFEMGEPFERLIDHPSWIHHMGRFVGGDDGLFIDESFIDIRSLGGATRIHSGAHKRRIRTQFRFHNNQFRCGQINILLALNDIGDGDGATMAIPGSHKSNLLHPAFEDPKGTGSGHSLDRVEAAVQIQLDAGDAVFFVDCMAHGSSERTRPGERRVAIIRYGPHWGNDRYGYQPSPELIARLTPERRKIVQPLPPKMPPGVQCVSY; translated from the coding sequence ATGATGCGACCGACGGAAATGGAAGAGTACCTTTTTGATTTGCGCGGGTATATTGTGCTGAAAAATGCCGTGGATGCCGAGCATCTCGTCGAACTCAATGAGATTATCGATACGTATGACGATCTCGAACCCGATGGATGGCGGGGGTGGGTTCATCGGAGCGGGGGCGCACGACATTTGCACAATATTTTTGAGATGGGTGAACCTTTTGAACGCTTGATTGACCATCCGTCGTGGATTCATCACATGGGGCGTTTTGTCGGTGGGGATGATGGTCTTTTTATCGATGAGTCATTTATTGATATTCGGTCTCTGGGCGGTGCGACGCGCATTCATTCGGGTGCGCATAAGCGGCGTATTCGCACGCAGTTCCGCTTTCACAACAATCAGTTTCGCTGTGGGCAGATCAATATTTTGCTGGCGCTTAACGATATTGGGGATGGCGATGGGGCGACGATGGCGATTCCCGGTTCGCACAAGTCCAATTTGCTTCATCCCGCGTTTGAGGACCCCAAAGGTACGGGTAGTGGGCATTCGCTGGATCGCGTTGAAGCGGCTGTTCAGATTCAGCTCGATGCGGGTGATGCGGTTTTTTTTGTGGATTGTATGGCGCATGGTTCGTCAGAGCGCACGCGCCCCGGTGAGCGTCGCGTTGCTATTATTCGCTATGGTCCGCACTGGGGCAATGACCGATATGGCTATCAGCCTTCGCCCGAGCTGATTGCGCGTTTGACGCCTGAACGACGTAAGATTGTTCAGCCTTTGCCGCCTAAGATGCCGCCGGGTGTGCAGTGCGTAAGTTATTGA